In Candidatus Promineifilum breve, one genomic interval encodes:
- a CDS encoding GAP family protein, whose protein sequence is MDAIIVPLLPFIIGSAVVPLQIIIVVLLLTGEKRGPLKAIAFVLGMTLARLAQGWLFQFIISGGSGDPADIPEVSRIKSTVLLLLGLFLLLTAYKQWAKEPDPDAPPPKWMKMLDGITPFRAFLFGAAMILIAIKLWVFTLGALSVIDEAQLGQPATTTAFLLYILLAQSILILAILLRLLLPGRATRLLNSFSLWLEKYNRQIVMVVSLVFGVLFLYQGVSGFF, encoded by the coding sequence ATGGATGCTATCATCGTTCCTCTGCTGCCGTTCATCATCGGCAGCGCCGTCGTGCCGCTACAGATCATCATTGTCGTCTTGCTGCTGACGGGCGAAAAGCGTGGGCCGCTCAAGGCCATCGCTTTCGTTTTGGGTATGACGCTGGCCCGGCTGGCCCAGGGCTGGTTATTCCAATTCATCATCTCCGGCGGCAGCGGCGATCCGGCCGACATTCCGGAGGTATCCCGGATCAAGTCGACGGTGCTGTTGCTGCTGGGCCTCTTTCTGCTGCTCACGGCCTACAAGCAATGGGCCAAGGAACCCGACCCCGACGCCCCGCCGCCGAAGTGGATGAAGATGCTCGACGGCATCACGCCTTTCCGCGCCTTCCTCTTCGGCGCGGCGATGATCCTCATCGCCATTAAGTTGTGGGTCTTCACGCTGGGGGCGCTGAGCGTCATCGACGAGGCGCAATTGGGCCAACCGGCCACGACCACCGCCTTTCTGCTCTACATCCTGCTGGCCCAGTCGATTCTGATCCTCGCCATCTTGCTGCGGTTGCTCTTGCCCGGTCGGGCGACCCGGCTGCTGAATTCATTTAGCCTGTGGCTGGAAAAGTACAACCGCCAGATCGTCATGGTTGTGTCGTTGGTATTCGGCGTGTTGTTCCTGTATCAGGGCGTGAGCGGTTTCTTCTAG